The Pseudoliparis swirei isolate HS2019 ecotype Mariana Trench chromosome 16, NWPU_hadal_v1, whole genome shotgun sequence genome includes a window with the following:
- the vegfaa gene encoding vascular endothelial growth factor A-A isoform X5, giving the protein MNFVVSFVHILLAAVLQLCTVKTASINKGVEKSTNEVILLPDVITKSMCQPREVLLDIFQEYPEDTEHTYVPSCVVLNRCGGCCNDEAMECIPTETCNVTLQVMRFRPLVTQHTIHLSFTEHRKCDCRLKPDVLAKKQ; this is encoded by the exons ATGAACTTTGTTGTCAGTTTTGTACACATCCTTTTGGCTGCGGTTCTTCAACTATGCACTGTTAAG ACTGCCAGCATTAACAAGGGAGTGGAGAAGAGTACAAATGAGG TCATTCTTCTCCCAGATGTCATCACCAAGAGTATGTGTCAGCCCAGGGAGGTGTTGTTGGACATCTTCCAGGAGTATCCGGAGGATACAGAACACACCTACGTTCCTTCCTGCGTCGTGCTCAACCGCTGTGGAGGCTGCTGCAACGACGAAGCCATGGAGTGTATTCCCACAGAAACCTGCAATGTCACGTTGCAG GTGATGCGGTTTAGACCACTCGTAACGCAGCACACTATTCACTTAAGTTTCACAGAGCATCGAAAGTGTGATTGCAG ACTAAAGCCAGATGTTCTTGCAAAGAAACAATA A
- the vegfaa gene encoding vascular endothelial growth factor A-A isoform X3, with product MNFVVSFVHILLAAVLQLCTVKTASINKGVEKSTNEALPKLPSALETSQLLTQHVFRLHGIPADIVSDRGPQFISQPPWGTNLPCCLRRRVNWQFRPSSNTFDGAVRFGGTPALNSSGRLPEINGQPTFTDMPLPLTPLDNQFGCLPETSPSSPSLKSCLLGFLAPSSLSESLTPLLSA from the exons ATGAACTTTGTTGTCAGTTTTGTACACATCCTTTTGGCTGCGGTTCTTCAACTATGCACTGTTAAG ACTGCCAGCATTAACAAGGGAGTGGAGAAGAGTACAAATGAGG CTCTGCCGAAGCTCCCCTCAGCCCTGGAGACCTCCCAACTTCTCACCCAGCATGTTTTCCGCCTGCATGGAATCCCGGCTGACATCGtctccgaccgtggccctcagttCATCTCTCAG CCTCCTTGGGGTACCAACCTCCCCTGTTgcctgaggaggagagtgaatTGGCAGTTCCGTCCGTCCAGCAACACATTCGACGGTGCCGTAAGATTTGGAGGGACACCCGCTCTGAACTCCTCCGGACGTCTGCCAGAAATCAACGGTCAGCCAACCTTCACAGACATGCCGCTCCCCCTTACACCCCTGGACAATCAGTTTGGTTGTCTTCCAGAAACATCTCCCTCCTCACCGAGTCTAAAAAGCTGTCTCCTCGGTTTCTTGGCCCCTTCCTCATTGAGCGAATCATTAACCCCTCTGCTGTCCGCTTGA
- the vegfaa gene encoding vascular endothelial growth factor A-A isoform X2 → MNFVVSFVHILLAAVLQLCTVKTASINKGVEKSTNEVILLPDVITKSMCQPREVLLDIFQEYPEDTEHTYVPSCVVLNRCGGCCNDEAMECIPTETCNVTLQVMRFRPLVTQHTIHLSFTEHRKCDCRLKPDVLAKKQYHCVPCSERRKRLFVQDPLTCKCSCKFTQLDCISRQLELNEITCRCDKPRR, encoded by the exons ATGAACTTTGTTGTCAGTTTTGTACACATCCTTTTGGCTGCGGTTCTTCAACTATGCACTGTTAAG ACTGCCAGCATTAACAAGGGAGTGGAGAAGAGTACAAATGAGG TCATTCTTCTCCCAGATGTCATCACCAAGAGTATGTGTCAGCCCAGGGAGGTGTTGTTGGACATCTTCCAGGAGTATCCGGAGGATACAGAACACACCTACGTTCCTTCCTGCGTCGTGCTCAACCGCTGTGGAGGCTGCTGCAACGACGAAGCCATGGAGTGTATTCCCACAGAAACCTGCAATGTCACGTTGCAG GTGATGCGGTTTAGACCACTCGTAACGCAGCACACTATTCACTTAAGTTTCACAGAGCATCGAAAGTGTGATTGCAG ACTAAAGCCAGATGTTCTTGCAAAGAAACAATA CCACTGTGTGCCTTGCTCAGAGAGAAGGAAGCGCTTGTTTGTGCAGGACCCTCTCACCTGTAAATGTTCCTGCAAATTCACACAATTAGACTGCATTTCCAGGCAACTTGAGTTAAACGAAATAACTTGCAG ATGTGATAAACCGAGGAGATGA
- the vegfaa gene encoding vascular endothelial growth factor A-A isoform X4, whose product MNFVVSFVHILLAAVLQLCTVKTASINKGVEKSTNEALPKLPSALETSQLLTQHVFRLHGIPADIVSDRGPQFISQPPWGTNLPCCLRRRVNWQFRPSSNTFDGAVRFGGTPALNSSGRLPEINETSPSSPSLKSCLLGFLAPSSLSESLTPLLSA is encoded by the exons ATGAACTTTGTTGTCAGTTTTGTACACATCCTTTTGGCTGCGGTTCTTCAACTATGCACTGTTAAG ACTGCCAGCATTAACAAGGGAGTGGAGAAGAGTACAAATGAGG CTCTGCCGAAGCTCCCCTCAGCCCTGGAGACCTCCCAACTTCTCACCCAGCATGTTTTCCGCCTGCATGGAATCCCGGCTGACATCGtctccgaccgtggccctcagttCATCTCTCAG CCTCCTTGGGGTACCAACCTCCCCTGTTgcctgaggaggagagtgaatTGGCAGTTCCGTCCGTCCAGCAACACATTCGACGGTGCCGTAAGATTTGGAGGGACACCCGCTCTGAACTCCTCCGGACGTCTGCCAGAAATCAACG AAACATCTCCCTCCTCACCGAGTCTAAAAAGCTGTCTCCTCGGTTTCTTGGCCCCTTCCTCATTGAGCGAATCATTAACCCCTCTGCTGTCCGCTTGA
- the vegfaa gene encoding vascular endothelial growth factor A-A isoform X1, whose amino-acid sequence MNFVVSFVHILLAAVLQLCTVKTASINKGVEKSTNEVILLPDVITKSMCQPREVLLDIFQEYPEDTEHTYVPSCVVLNRCGGCCNDEAMECIPTETCNVTLQVMRFRPLVTQHTIHLSFTEHRKCDCRLKPDVLAKKQYHCVPCSERRKRLFVQDPLTCKCSCKFTQLDCISRQLELNEITCRHAGHFETMVF is encoded by the exons ATGAACTTTGTTGTCAGTTTTGTACACATCCTTTTGGCTGCGGTTCTTCAACTATGCACTGTTAAG ACTGCCAGCATTAACAAGGGAGTGGAGAAGAGTACAAATGAGG TCATTCTTCTCCCAGATGTCATCACCAAGAGTATGTGTCAGCCCAGGGAGGTGTTGTTGGACATCTTCCAGGAGTATCCGGAGGATACAGAACACACCTACGTTCCTTCCTGCGTCGTGCTCAACCGCTGTGGAGGCTGCTGCAACGACGAAGCCATGGAGTGTATTCCCACAGAAACCTGCAATGTCACGTTGCAG GTGATGCGGTTTAGACCACTCGTAACGCAGCACACTATTCACTTAAGTTTCACAGAGCATCGAAAGTGTGATTGCAG ACTAAAGCCAGATGTTCTTGCAAAGAAACAATA CCACTGTGTGCCTTGCTCAGAGAGAAGGAAGCGCTTGTTTGTGCAGGACCCTCTCACCTGTAAATGTTCCTGCAAATTCACACAATTAGACTGCATTTCCAGGCAACTTGAGTTAAACGAAATAACTTGCAG ACATGCTGGTCATTTTGAGACGATGGTGTTCTGA